A DNA window from bacterium contains the following coding sequences:
- a CDS encoding cyclic nucleotide-binding domain-containing protein: MKKPSSVDLHRFPIFQGLSAKNLEEVRRILHEKKIAAGEFITREGERGDALYLLLAGRVEVSKSLTLMTGRNDLNTRDKSLVVLRAEDAPYFGEMALLKEDSSRTAAVKTLEECTVGVIRRKDFIALCETDTGLGYRLLLNIARTLVGRLEKMNQDILKLTTAFSLALKN, translated from the coding sequence GTGAAGAAGCCGTCTTCCGTCGACTTGCACCGGTTCCCGATTTTTCAAGGTCTGTCTGCGAAGAATCTGGAAGAGGTCCGCAGGATTCTGCACGAAAAAAAGATCGCGGCCGGTGAATTCATCACCCGCGAGGGAGAGCGGGGTGATGCGTTGTATCTGCTGCTAGCCGGGCGGGTGGAAGTCAGCAAGAGTCTGACCCTGATGACCGGCCGAAATGATTTGAATACACGCGATAAATCGCTGGTGGTGCTGCGGGCGGAGGACGCCCCCTATTTCGGCGAAATGGCTTTGCTCAAAGAGGACAGCAGCCGCACCGCCGCAGTCAAAACTCTCGAGGAGTGCACCGTCGGTGTGATCCGGCGCAAGGATTTTATCGCCCTGTGCGAGACCGATACCGGGCTGGGCTACCGGCTGTTGTTGAACATCGCCCGGACTCTGGTGGGGCGACTGGAAAAAATGAATCAGGATATTTTAAAGTTGACTACCGCCTTTAGTCTGGCGCTCAAGAACTGA